CTGAAATCTCGGGCTTTAGGGAACGAGCTCGGCATAGTATCGGGCTCGGGATAAACGCCGGATCTTCATATCAATACGCTAAAGGTGAAGAGCCGGAATTTTTACTAAAATGCCCAAGCCAGCGAGTCGGAAGCGGCGCCTACACCTCCAAAGCCGCTTTAGTCATCAAGTATGGAGACTTCGGATGCATCCGTGACAACAGGTTTCTTCGAAGCACATCTCGCCGTTAAGTTGGGAGCATATCAACCTTACCGGCATCTACACCTGGGATGCCGAACATCAGATGTCCAACGGATTTCGACCGCTCCGTCTGTCAGTCGGGCTACAGCGGGTCGCACAAGCTCTCAATCAGTTCGCCCTTAGCGTACGATTTTGCACTCCTCTTGTTCCCGCCCCACCTCCGGTCGGTGCATCGATCCGAAAATGACTTCCGCTCCCGGAAAGTACAATGCGGAAATTCAAATGTTCCCGAAGGCAATATTGGGCATGTTCGCCGGCTTGGCGACAAATATTCTCGCTGGCCCCTGAAAATTCAGGGACCGGCGTGCTCGGCGGTGGTTCGTTATGGCGTTATTCGGCGGCCATCGGCATGTCGCGATGCTCTTCGAAAAGCTCGCCCTGGCTGGCGGGCTTCTCGTCTTCCTTCTTCGCCTTCGGCTCGCGGCCGAAGAACAGCGCGTAAGCTGCCGGCAGGACGAGGATGGTCAGCACGGTCGCAACCAGAATGCCACCCATCATCGCATATGCCATCGGCCCCCAGAACAGACCGCGCGAGATCGGGATCAGCGCCAGCACGGCGGTCAGCGCCGTCAGCATGATCGGCCGGAAACGGCGCACGGCAGCACCGACGATCGCCTCCGCCCGCGGATGGCCGGCTGCGATATCCTGGTCGATCTGGTCGACGAGGATGATCGAGTTGCGCATGATGATGCCGAGCAGCGCGATGACGCCGAGAATGGCAACGAAGCCGAACGGGGCACCGGTGATCAGAAGCGCCATGGCAGCGCCGATGATACCGAGCGGACCGGTGGCGAGCACCAGCATCGCCTTACCAAAATGCTGCAGCTGGATCATCAGCAACACGAGGATGACGAGCAGCATGATCGGCGCCTTCGCAGCGATCGACTGCTGGCTTTCCGCCGCATCCTCGGCACCGCCCTGGATTTCGACTTTGTACCCCGCCGGCAGCTTGGCGCGCAAATCGGCCATGCTGTTATAGAGGTTCATGGTCACCTGGGTCGGCTCGACGCCATCGGGCAGCGTTGCCTTGACGGTGATGGTCGGCAGGCGGTCACGGCGCCATTCGATACCCTGTTCGAGCAGCGGCACGACCCTGGCGATCTGCGATGCCGGCACGAAGCCACCAATGTCGGTCGGGATATAGACCGAATTGACGGCCGAGAGCAGGCTGCGGGTCGCATCCGGCTCGCGTACCACGATGGAGACGGTTTCTTCACCGTCGCGGAAATCGCTGATTGCGGCACCGTTGGTCGCGGCCTGCAGTATCTGCCGCACGCGCTGCGAGGAGACGCCGAGTGCACGGGCACGATCCTGGTCGATCACCAGTTTCATCGCCGGCACCGGTTCCATCCAGTCGTCATGAACGGCACCAAAGTTCGGCTGCTGTTCAAAACGCTGCTTCACCTGATCGGCAATGCTGCGCACTTCCGCACGGTCGGGACCGACGACGCGCATCTGCACAGCCCAGCCGACCGGCGGGCCGAGGAAGAGGCGGTCGACCTTGCCACGCACGGTCGGGAAGTCCTCGGCCAAAATCTTGCGCAGCTTGACGATCATCCGCTCGCGCTCTTCGAGCCCGTTCGACATGACGAGAAGCTGGGCATAGTTCGGGTTGCGAAGCTGCTGGTCTAGCGGCAGGAAGAAGCGCGGCGCGCCTTCACCGATGAAGGTGGCGACGAACTTCTTGTCGGGATCGTCCATGATCTTAGCTTCAAGCGCCTTGGCCTGGCGTTCGACTTCCTTGATCGCGGTGCCTTCCGGCAGCCACATGTCGACAAGGATTTCCGGCCGCGACGATTGCGGGAAGAAGCTCTGCGGAATGAACTGGAAGGACCATAGGCTGCCGACAAAGGCACCGAGCGTCAGTAGAAGCACGATCGCCTTGTGACGCACGGCCCAGCCGACGGTGTGGCCGACGCCGCGATAGAAACGGGTGTCATAGGCATCGTGATGCGTGCCGGCATGCGCCCGCTGCTTCAGGATCATATAGCCGAGCCAGGGGGTGAAATAGACGGCGACGAACCACGAGGTCACCAGCGCGATGCCGACCACGAAGAACAGCGAGCGGACATATTCACCCGCCGTCGAGGCGGCAAAACCGACCGGGATAAAGCCGGCCGTGGTAATCAGCGTGCCGGTCAGCATCGGAAAGGCGGTCGAGGAATAGGCGAAGCTCGCCGCATCCAGACGATTCAGCCCCTCTTCCAGCTTCCGTTCCATCATCTCAACAACGATCATCGCATCGTCGACCAGCAGGCCGAGCGCAATGATCAGCGCGCCGAGCGAGATGCGCTGCAGCTCGATGCCCATGTAGAACATGATGGCAAGCGTCGCGGCCAGAACAAGCGGAATGGCGACGGCGATGACGATGCCCGAACGCCAGCCGATCGAGATCAGCGAGACGATCAGCACGATCCCCAGAGCTTCCATTAGCGCCTGGGTGAATTCGCCGACCGCTTCGGTGACGACTTCCGGTTGGTTGGAGATCTGCGTCACCTCGACGCCGACCGGCAGCGTGTCCTCGAAGCGCTTGTAGGTTTCCTCGATGCCCTTGCCGACATCGGTGACCTTGAAGCCCTTGGCCATCACCACGCCGAGCTCGACCGTGTCATGACCATTGACGCGGAATTTGCGCTGGAAGGGATCTTCGAGCCCGTCCCTGACGGTGGCGATATCGCCGAGACGGATCACCTGATCACCGGCCTTGAGCCTGAGTTCGCGGATTTCCGCCGGCGTCGTGACATCGCCTTCAACGGAGATGCGTACGGAGCGATCGGCGGTTTCGACACTGCCGGCCGGATCGACATCGTTCTGGCCCTGCAGGGCGTTCTGGATATCGACCACGGTCAGGCCGCGTTCGGCCAGTGCCTTGGAGGAGACGTCGATAAAAATCTTCTGCGGCTGGTCGCCGAGGATGACGGCCTTTTCGACGCCGGGCATGGCGATCAGCATGTCGCGTGCCTGGATCGCGAACTTCTTCAGCTCCGGATAGGAATAACCGTCACCGCTGATCGCATGCAGGGTGATGTAGGTATCGCCGAACTCGTCGTTGAAATAGGGACCGAGCAGGCCGGACGGCAGATCCTGCTTGATATCGCCGACCTTCTTGCGCACCTGATAAAAGGCGTCCGCCACGTCGGCGCCGTTGGTATCACCCTTGATCTGGATCGTGGTGATCGCCACGCCAGCGCGGATATAGGATTTGACCCAGTCGAGATGCGGGGTTTCCTGCAGCTTGCGCTCGATCTTGTTGACGACCTGGTTCTGCATGTCGTCGATCGAGGCGCCCGGCCAGACCGACTGCACGACCATGACACGGAAGGTGAAATCCGGATCTTCCTTCTGGCCCATGTTGATGACGCCAAGGGCGCCCATGACGATGATCAGGCCGAATAGGAAACGGGCGATGCTGGGATGCGAGATCGCCCAACGGGAAAGGTTGAATTTATGCTTCTCTTCCGTCGAAGAAGGCGCGTTGTGCCAAGTCATGAGCGTGGTCCTTCGATCCTAAGAGTCAGGGTACGACCGAGGCCGTGGTGAGGCTGTTGACGCTGCCGAAGCGTGAGGTCACCGTTTCCGGCAGCCTCACCTTCATGTCTTCGCGCATGAACTGCGTGCCGGCCGAAACGACCAGAACGCCGGTCGAAAGACCCTTGGAGATGCGGGCGCCGTCATCGGAAAAATCGACGACTTCGACCGGCCGCGAGCTGACCGTGCCCTTCTGGCGGTCGACGACCCAGACGACCTTCTTGCCGTCCTTTTCGCCGAGCGCGGCAAGCGGCACCGAAAACGCGGGAACCGCATTGTCGGCCTTTGCCTCGATCGTCGCGGTCATGCCGAGCAGCACACGCTGATCCTCGGGCAGGCTGACGCGGACGGAAAAGGTGCGCGACTGGGGATCGGCACTCTGGGCGACTTCACGGACTTTTCCTGTCAGCACAATCGTGTTGGCAGCCCAGAAGCTGGCGGAGACCTGCTTGCCCGGCTGGAAATGCGAAACATCCATTTCCGGCACGGCGATCTGCACTTCCTTTTCGCCATCGACGGCGACCGTGACGACCGGCGTGCCGGCCGACACGACCTGGCCGACATCGGCGCTGACCGTGGTGACGATGCCCTTCTGATCGGATTTCAGATCGGAATAGGCAACCTGGTTGCGGGCCTGCTCGAGTGCGGACTCGGCCGACTGGCGGGAGGACACGGCCTGATCGCGTGACAGCGACGCCTGCTCGAGGGCCGATTGCGACGTAGCATTCTGGGCAGCGAGCGTCTGGGCGCGGCGATACGCGAGATCGGTGATTTCGACCTGTTTCCGGGCTGACGAGAGATCGGCTTCGGCGCGGGTGACGGCAAGCTTGTAATCGACCGGGTCGAGGCGCGCGAGCACGGCGCCGGGGCTGACATGGTCGCCGACATTAACCAGCCGCTCGGTGATCTTGCCGGAAACGTGGAAGCCGAGGTTCATCTCGGTGCGAGCCTTGACCGCACCGGAATAGATGAGCTTGCGGCCTTCATCCGGCGCGCCAATCTCGGCGACCTTGACGGGTCGCACCACGTCCGGTGCCTCCGCCTTTTTCTCTTCCGAGCAGGAGGCAAGAAGCGAAAGTGCTCCTGCGACTACGGCGATTTTCAGAACTGTCGTGGCAGTAACAAAACGAAACGAGGACATGGCCCCACTCCATGGAATGATGACGGGTGGCGCGGGAGACGCCGGTGCTTGGGTAGAAATTATTTCAGGCCCCGAAGGGCGAAATCGATCAGGTCTTCCGGCTTACCGATACGGGTTTCGGCAAGGCATTTGGCAACCAGCTGCGGATGACAGAGGAGGATTGTTGCCGACATGAAATTCTCGGCGGCAAGTGCTGCATTCTGTTCGCGGAACTCTTCGGCGGCGATGCCCTCGGCGATCACACGTTCGATAACGACGCGGATCCGTTCGATATGTTCCTCGATGACGGGCCAGTTCTCTTCCATGGCGACGACGACCATTTCATGGACCTTCTTGTCGGCCAGCATGGTCTCGGCGGTGATCTTGAACTGGGCAAGGATGAAATCCCTCAGCCGCACGCAGGCGCTGTCTTTGCGCGCGGCAATTTCCACGGCAACCTGCTGGCTGGCGGCGAGCATCCGGCGGCAGAGTGCTTGGTGGATATCGGCCTTGGAGGAGAAAAAACGGTAGATATTTGCCGGCGACATGCCGAGATCGCGGGCAATATCGGCGACATTCGTTTTCGTATAACCGTAATGCTTGAACAGCCGCTCGGCCGCATCAAGGATGCGGGTGATATTTTCCCGGCGGACTTCGTCGGAGCTGGTGGTCGTATCCATGGCAGTGACGGCTTTCGAGTGACGTGTGACGATTTTCATTTTTCGTTAGTCGTAAAACGAAAGCTGGTATCTGTCAACCATCGGCAGGCTTGATAGTCGATCGGTGGCTGGGAAATCGTAACCGGCGCAGCATTCGCCTCAGCGGCTGACCCCCAGCGGTGGCGTCCGCTCGATCGCCGGGGCCAACTTCAGGCAGGATGAGCCAGACACGCAAAGTTCCTCGTCAACACGAAGCTCGAAGCCACGGACGGTTCCGACCCGTACACACCGCTCGATGAGGCAGTTAAGGCACGCTGGTATCGATCGGACGCTGCCAGGTGCCCGACGAGGCAATGCTGCAGACGCTAGCCAATGCATGATCAGGGCGCTCCGGTCAGTCGCCGGGGCGCCCCATCCAGCCATAAATGAACGGAAAACGAGAAATGCGCTTTCAGGCGACTTAAAGGACGAAGTGCGAAGAGCTCCGCCAGAAGCATCGGTCGCACCAAATAAGTCATGCAGGTCCAGATGTCCCTCGGCGATAGCCTAAGAGGGTTCTTTCTGCCGGCTCCCGGGATATCGCAACGCCGGCAAGCGCGACGCGTTCAATCATGGCTGATTCCGTTGCCTGGCATCGTCGGTTCGCGGGATCACGAAAATTCAATGCCTTAATCAGTTTTAGGGTAATGGCCACCGGTTCAGATCTCTTCAAGGTCTAAACGAGGAGGCTCGGTCCAGATGCAAGATGGTTTAAGCATCTGAGCCGAGTATCTCATTCGATCTTACGCGGCTTCCCAAACCTGATTGAGAATCTTGGCGGCCAACGCTGCCTTGTCTTGCGGCAGGAAGCGCCCGTAGTGCTGCTGAACGACATCGGGCGTATCCTGAATCGCGTAGCTCGCCTGCTCGTAGGATCCGGTCTGCTTCAGAATATGCGTCGCGAGAATGTCCCGCAGGTTATGGGGGCCATGTGGCAACAAATCTTTGATCGCACCTCGTCCGGTGTAAGGGTTATAAATTCCATAGCGTTGGATGACGGTTCTCCAAGCTTCGTAGAACGTGGTCGAGTTGTAAGCTGCGTCGGTGCTGGTGGTCTTCACCGTTTTGACAAACAGAGTATGTGGATCTTTCGCACCACCCAGCAGGACGCCTCGATGGCGATCGATGTACGCATCGAGATATTGGTAGAGTTCGAGCAGGTCCGGCAATATCAGCCGAAACGGTTTCTGTCCGAAGAAGGATGAACTGGAGTTCTTGAATGCCGCAGCTGGGATAAGGACTTCCCAACCGTTGTCGCGATCGCTCCAGCGCAGCTCGCCGCATTTCATGTCCTCAAGTCGCCGTTCCGATGTCGGGTGATGCCCACGTGGGCAGAGACGCAACTGTCGAAGGTTCTTTTGTCTGAGCCCGAGATGCAATCCGAGGCGGAGCAACAGGAATGATCTGACGGCTTCGGCGGCCGGTCGTGGATATCTATTCTCGTCCGGCATACGTTTCACGATCTCGTCCGTGATCTTGCGATATTCGGCTAGCGGACTGTCCGCTTCAAGTACACACATGATCGGTTCAAATGGATCGCGATGCACACGCATCACTCGCTGGATCTCCTTGGAACGGTTCGCGGCATGTCGGTGAAAGGCATCACAGGCGCCATGCCAATCGCGAGCCGCGAATTCGATTTCTTCCTGCTCAATCAAGCCTGTAATCGGTCTGACGTTCTGAAGTAGCTCCGGGTGCTGCCGTATCCAGCCGACTTCCGCGCGAGTAAGAGCCTGGGCGACCATCAGCATGTCTTCTTCCCACTTGGTGTAGAAGCCACGTCGCTGTTCCCGCCACTGCAGATACCAGTCCCAGACACCGGGGAAGATGAGGAGGCCGAAGCTTAACTGGCTGACTGGCACACCAAAGCCCTTCACGACACCGTTTGGTGAGGCAGCAAGCGCGCCAAACATCAAGCCGAGGTGCTCAATCTTCTGAGAGGCCGTTTCCTCACCCCAGACGCCATTTCGCTGGAAACCAATCGCCGTCAGTGTCGAGGTTTTGAAACGGATGAGATCAGCCATTTCCATGGCAAGCCTTGGCGGCGCGTCGACGACGCCGGAGAGCAGATCAGGATCAACAATTTCTGCGGCAACGTTCTGATTGGCGCCGGCCGCCGCGGCCACAGATCGAGAGGAAAGAAAGCTGCTGCCATAAGTGACGCCGGGAAAGCGGATGGCATATCGCTGCTTGCTGGCCGCCGCCTGATAGCGGCGATATTCCGTAGAGCCGGAAATGATCACCCGGCGCACCCAATCGAGGATCTCCTCGCGCTTGGTAAAGGGCAGGCTGTTGAAGTCCTCGGGTAGGTGCAATGAAATCCTGCGCCGCTCAGCCGGGCTGATATCACCAAGTTCGTGACCATAAAGCGAGCGCGCCTGATGCGGCAGTTTCTCTTTGAAATATCCTTCTGCAAGTTGATAGCGTCGCTCGATGCGGCGGAGAATATTGAAACTGGCAACGGATCGGGGCACACGCTCTCCCTGGATCCAGGATAGCAGCGTCTTGTTGTCAAAGGTCTCATTCAGATGAACAACGGCGCGATAGAGTTGCCAATAGGTGTCGCCGAACCGACGCATATGGTAGACCAATGCGTCCTGAAAGCTCGCCGGATCTTCTGTCGCTTCAAATAGTGCCTGTGGGAAAGGGCTTATCGGTTTTGATGCAGGACCGCGCTGTGTCGACGCAGACCGGGTAAAGGCACCGTCGGTCGCCGCGCATTGCGGCTTTCTGGTCGAGGATGCGGAAGCTGCTTTCCTGGCGGGCGCCATTTTGCTCGAGCTAACTGTCGACTTTGGCGCTCGTCGTTCTTCGGCCGCTGGTGGTACGCCGAGCCAGCGGATGATTGCATCCAAGCCTGGCCGGAGCTGTTTTTTCAGTTCTGCCGTCAACTCGGCTTCGATCCCACAGGCCTGACTGATCATCGTCCAGTCGATATGGCCATTCAGAAGCGGGGGCGATTCCCGGTAGATGATTAAGCTGATCAGGAAGGGCCGGATGTTCTCCAGCGCCCGCCTGGATGTAATCGGCGCGATGCGAAGCTCGCAGAATTCCGAAATTTTTCGCTGAAAATGACGTGATGAAAGGTCGTGTTTGGTCATGCTCATTCCGTTTCTTTCGGCACCAGTGCCGAGGGCGAGCGGGAATAGGGGGCGAGCTTTAACAAAGGATGTATCGGGCGTGTCACTTTAATGGCGCCAAATCATCGTATTAGGCGCCTGTGCCGCCTGGACCAAAGCTCAGGAGTTCAGTGTCGGCGCGTTAATTAAGCGCACTTATCTACGTCTGTTGCTTAATTAAATGAAATGCGCCTTGCTTAATTAAGGGGCGCGGCTGATATTAGGTTATGTCTGATTCCCAATCCAGAAATCGCCTGGGTCGTTTCGTCGAAACGGTCGCTGCCAGTGAAACAGTACGGGCGTTCGTGCCCCCACCATTGCCGCCCGAGCCGGCAATTGATGTGCTTTCATTGCTAGAGCGCCTCAGCTTGGCAGAGCGCGCACTAGGACGCCTGGACGGTATCACAATGCTGCTGCCGAGACAGGAGCTTTTTCTTTATATGTACGTAAGGAAGGAAGCCGTTCTTTCCTCGCAGATTGAAGGCACGCAGTCGACCCTCTCTGATCTCTTGCGGTTTGAGACCGAAGCTCAAGCCGGGCAACCGGTTGATGATATCCGTGAAGTCTCCAACTATGTTGACGCCATGATGTATGGTCTACAGCGGTTGGAAACGTTGCCCATGTCGTTGCGTCTGATCCGTGAGATGCACGCCAAGCTCCTGCACAGTGGGCGGGGAGGCACTAAGGATCCAGGGGAGTTCCGCCGCTCGCAAAATTGGATTGGGGGCACGCGCCCCGGTAACGCACTCTTTGTACCGCCACCCGTTACTGAAATGGCCGGTTGCCTGG
This genomic interval from Agrobacterium fabrum str. C58 contains the following:
- a CDS encoding efflux RND transporter permease subunit, with translation MTWHNAPSSTEEKHKFNLSRWAISHPSIARFLFGLIIVMGALGVINMGQKEDPDFTFRVMVVQSVWPGASIDDMQNQVVNKIERKLQETPHLDWVKSYIRAGVAITTIQIKGDTNGADVADAFYQVRKKVGDIKQDLPSGLLGPYFNDEFGDTYITLHAISGDGYSYPELKKFAIQARDMLIAMPGVEKAVILGDQPQKIFIDVSSKALAERGLTVVDIQNALQGQNDVDPAGSVETADRSVRISVEGDVTTPAEIRELRLKAGDQVIRLGDIATVRDGLEDPFQRKFRVNGHDTVELGVVMAKGFKVTDVGKGIEETYKRFEDTLPVGVEVTQISNQPEVVTEAVGEFTQALMEALGIVLIVSLISIGWRSGIVIAVAIPLVLAATLAIMFYMGIELQRISLGALIIALGLLVDDAMIVVEMMERKLEEGLNRLDAASFAYSSTAFPMLTGTLITTAGFIPVGFAASTAGEYVRSLFFVVGIALVTSWFVAVYFTPWLGYMILKQRAHAGTHHDAYDTRFYRGVGHTVGWAVRHKAIVLLLTLGAFVGSLWSFQFIPQSFFPQSSRPEILVDMWLPEGTAIKEVERQAKALEAKIMDDPDKKFVATFIGEGAPRFFLPLDQQLRNPNYAQLLVMSNGLEERERMIVKLRKILAEDFPTVRGKVDRLFLGPPVGWAVQMRVVGPDRAEVRSIADQVKQRFEQQPNFGAVHDDWMEPVPAMKLVIDQDRARALGVSSQRVRQILQAATNGAAISDFRDGEETVSIVVREPDATRSLLSAVNSVYIPTDIGGFVPASQIARVVPLLEQGIEWRRDRLPTITVKATLPDGVEPTQVTMNLYNSMADLRAKLPAGYKVEIQGGAEDAAESQQSIAAKAPIMLLVILVLLMIQLQHFGKAMLVLATGPLGIIGAAMALLITGAPFGFVAILGVIALLGIIMRNSIILVDQIDQDIAAGHPRAEAIVGAAVRRFRPIMLTALTAVLALIPISRGLFWGPMAYAMMGGILVATVLTILVLPAAYALFFGREPKAKKEDEKPASQGELFEEHRDMPMAAE
- a CDS encoding efflux RND transporter periplasmic adaptor subunit, producing MSSFRFVTATTVLKIAVVAGALSLLASCSEEKKAEAPDVVRPVKVAEIGAPDEGRKLIYSGAVKARTEMNLGFHVSGKITERLVNVGDHVSPGAVLARLDPVDYKLAVTRAEADLSSARKQVEITDLAYRRAQTLAAQNATSQSALEQASLSRDQAVSSRQSAESALEQARNQVAYSDLKSDQKGIVTTVSADVGQVVSAGTPVVTVAVDGEKEVQIAVPEMDVSHFQPGKQVSASFWAANTIVLTGKVREVAQSADPQSRTFSVRVSLPEDQRVLLGMTATIEAKADNAVPAFSVPLAALGEKDGKKVVWVVDRQKGTVSSRPVEVVDFSDDGARISKGLSTGVLVVSAGTQFMREDMKVRLPETVTSRFGSVNSLTTASVVP
- a CDS encoding TetR/AcrR family transcriptional regulator, which encodes MKIVTRHSKAVTAMDTTTSSDEVRRENITRILDAAERLFKHYGYTKTNVADIARDLGMSPANIYRFFSSKADIHQALCRRMLAASQQVAVEIAARKDSACVRLRDFILAQFKITAETMLADKKVHEMVVVAMEENWPVIEEHIERIRVVIERVIAEGIAAEEFREQNAALAAENFMSATILLCHPQLVAKCLAETRIGKPEDLIDFALRGLK